The following proteins are encoded in a genomic region of Sphingopyxis sp. YF1:
- a CDS encoding YggS family pyridoxal phosphate-dependent enzyme, with amino-acid sequence MENATQRLDGVEARIAAAAGRAGRKADTVTLIAVSKTHPAEAIRPLIAAGQRHFGENRVQEAASKWPALRTETPDITLHLIGQLQSNKADEAVALFDAIHSVDRSSLVQALARACAKADKRPQLFVQVNIGNEAQKGGCTVADLPALLAEAADAGLTIDGLMAIPPADVAPTPYFALLDELAERHGLSLRSMGMSGDYESAVMLGATHVRVGTALFGAR; translated from the coding sequence ATGGAGAACGCAACGCAGCGATTGGACGGAGTCGAGGCGCGAATCGCCGCGGCGGCCGGACGCGCCGGACGGAAGGCCGATACTGTGACGCTGATCGCGGTGTCGAAGACGCATCCGGCCGAGGCGATTCGTCCGCTGATCGCTGCCGGGCAACGCCATTTTGGCGAGAACCGGGTCCAGGAAGCCGCGTCCAAATGGCCTGCGCTGCGAACCGAGACACCCGATATCACGCTCCATTTGATCGGCCAGCTCCAGTCGAACAAGGCCGACGAAGCAGTGGCGCTGTTCGACGCGATCCATTCGGTCGACCGGTCGTCGCTGGTCCAGGCGCTGGCCAGGGCATGCGCAAAGGCGGACAAGCGTCCACAACTGTTCGTACAGGTGAATATCGGAAACGAAGCACAGAAGGGAGGCTGCACGGTCGCCGATCTGCCGGCACTGCTCGCCGAGGCGGCTGACGCGGGCCTCACGATCGATGGGCTGATGGCGATCCCTCCCGCCGATGTCGCGCCCACCCCCTATTTCGCGCTGCTCGACGAGCTCGCCGAACGGCACGGCCTGTCGCTACGCTCGATGGGGATGAGCGGCGACTATGAAAGCGCGGTGATGCTGGGGGCGACACACGTCCGCGTCGGCACCGCGCTGTTCGGCGCCCGCTGA
- a CDS encoding PhnD/SsuA/transferrin family substrate-binding protein, producing the protein MLLTLMAALVSPPEPVPALRVATYSYPRYDRRIALEPLAQTVARVSGRHAEIILLDTPDALAKAMCDGNVDVAMTNLGAFVAMRDCPQVEAVAVLDTPDTVLERYRGVLLVRGDTGLETLSELKAAAGRLRYSEVLPGSTSGALVQADALRTVGVRASDFAARRHAGTHDAAMLDLLDGRADIAAFAEEPWRKLQAEAPERAAMLRPLWRSGPLPPGPLVCRTSAAVDCKALGAALLGPAGEALAGPLSEGWTETAGAVRFRAFEADRYDAFKPG; encoded by the coding sequence ATGCTTCTGACTCTTATGGCCGCTCTGGTATCGCCGCCCGAACCGGTGCCCGCGCTGCGCGTCGCCACCTACAGCTATCCGCGCTACGACCGCCGCATCGCGCTCGAACCGCTGGCGCAGACAGTTGCGCGAGTCTCGGGACGACACGCCGAAATCATATTGCTCGATACCCCCGACGCGCTGGCGAAAGCGATGTGCGACGGCAACGTCGACGTTGCGATGACCAATCTGGGCGCCTTCGTCGCGATGCGTGATTGTCCGCAGGTCGAAGCCGTCGCGGTACTCGACACGCCCGACACGGTACTCGAACGCTATCGCGGCGTCCTGCTTGTACGCGGCGACACCGGGCTGGAAACGCTGTCGGAGCTCAAGGCAGCCGCCGGCCGGCTGCGCTACAGCGAAGTGCTGCCGGGTTCGACGTCGGGCGCACTCGTCCAGGCGGACGCCCTGCGCACGGTCGGCGTCCGGGCATCCGATTTTGCCGCACGGCGCCATGCCGGCACGCACGACGCCGCGATGCTCGACCTGCTCGACGGGCGTGCCGACATCGCCGCTTTTGCCGAGGAACCCTGGCGGAAACTGCAAGCCGAGGCCCCCGAACGCGCGGCGATGCTTCGACCGTTGTGGCGGTCCGGGCCGCTACCGCCCGGCCCACTGGTGTGTCGCACGAGCGCCGCGGTCGATTGCAAGGCGCTCGGCGCCGCCCTGCTCGGCCCGGCGGGCGAGGCGCTGGCTGGCCCACTGTCCGAAGGCTGGACCGAAACCGCGGGCGCGGTGCGCTTTCGCGCGTTCGAGGCGGACCGGTACGACGCGTTCAAACCCGGATAA
- the rpmG gene encoding 50S ribosomal protein L33 produces the protein MAKPTTIKIKLVSTADTGFFYVTKKNPRTMTEKMAQRKYDPVARKHVEFKEAKIK, from the coding sequence ATGGCCAAGCCGACGACGATCAAGATCAAGCTGGTGAGCACCGCCGACACCGGCTTCTTCTATGTCACCAAGAAGAACCCGCGCACGATGACCGAGAAGATGGCGCAGCGCAAATACGACCCCGTCGCGCGCAAGCACGTCGAGTTCAAGGAAGCCAAGATCAAGTGA
- a CDS encoding energy transducer TonB yields MTLIPLISSVFSSRQPYTALARGGYNPGAGHRPVAAGLAIGLPVALVIAVALSPMIVDQKPKSDPIIGTLIKVEKPREIEPVPDAPLPRSTPLVAPKPLVETAPITDIFVPTAEKLPPIPVTPLAGSGPAVTVDPPAPPPKLVLAQLDQRHIASFQPDYPLREQREGIEGVARVRVLIGTDGRVKAVELVSTDSPGFFDATKKRALAKWRFKPATRGGAPEESWKEMTVRFEIRNA; encoded by the coding sequence ATGACCCTGATTCCCCTGATATCATCGGTGTTTTCGTCACGGCAACCGTACACCGCGCTCGCGCGCGGCGGCTACAACCCCGGTGCCGGGCACCGCCCCGTTGCGGCGGGACTCGCGATCGGGCTGCCCGTCGCGCTGGTGATTGCGGTCGCGCTGTCGCCGATGATCGTCGACCAAAAGCCGAAATCGGACCCGATCATCGGCACGCTGATCAAGGTCGAGAAACCGCGCGAAATTGAACCGGTCCCCGACGCGCCGCTGCCGCGCTCGACGCCACTCGTCGCGCCGAAGCCCCTGGTCGAGACGGCGCCGATCACGGATATCTTCGTTCCCACCGCCGAAAAATTGCCACCGATTCCGGTGACGCCGCTTGCCGGGTCGGGGCCGGCGGTCACGGTCGACCCGCCTGCGCCGCCGCCCAAGCTCGTTCTCGCACAACTCGATCAGCGTCATATCGCGAGTTTTCAGCCCGACTATCCGCTGCGCGAACAGCGTGAGGGAATCGAGGGCGTGGCACGCGTGCGTGTGCTGATCGGCACCGATGGCCGGGTGAAAGCTGTCGAACTCGTCAGTACCGACAGTCCCGGCTTCTTTGATGCGACGAAGAAACGCGCGCTCGCCAAATGGCGTTTCAAGCCTGCGACGCGCGGTGGCGCGCCCGAGGAAAGCTGGAAAGAGATGACGGTGCGCTTCGAAATCCGCAACGCCTGA
- the gltX gene encoding glutamate--tRNA ligase yields MTVVTRFAPSPTGTLHVGNVRTALHNWLWARKHGGRFLLRIDDTDLERSKEEYVDAIRADLAWLGFDVDGEERQSARFAQYEREFAKLKAVGRVYACYETPEELDIRRKILLSRGLPPVYERKPADAPVPEGVAPHWRFRLDHDAPIAWADMVRGNQHFDPKTMSDPVVRRADGSWLYLLPSVIDDIDMAITHVVRGEDHVSNTATQIQMFEALGAAPPAFAHEALLVGTEGKLSKRLGSLGMEALRDAGIEPVALAAMLARLGTSDPVEPVTSLKPLIESIDFSRFGRAPARFDEAELALLNQKILHHTDHDMVAGRLPAAITAARWHAIRPNLMTVAEAAEWVAVFDGPFAPPPADEADRAVIAAAAAAAPAIDWDADPWHALTGAVKAATGMKGRALFLPLRRALTGRDHGPEMAELLPLIDKSAAIARLSA; encoded by the coding sequence ATGACAGTTGTGACCCGCTTCGCCCCTTCGCCGACCGGAACCCTCCATGTCGGCAATGTCCGCACCGCGCTCCACAACTGGCTGTGGGCGCGAAAACATGGTGGGCGCTTTCTGCTGCGCATCGACGACACCGACCTTGAGCGCTCGAAAGAGGAATATGTCGATGCGATCCGCGCCGACCTGGCGTGGCTGGGCTTTGATGTCGATGGCGAGGAGCGCCAGTCGGCGCGCTTTGCGCAGTATGAGCGCGAGTTTGCGAAGCTGAAGGCGGTGGGGCGCGTCTATGCCTGTTACGAGACGCCGGAGGAGCTCGATATCCGCCGCAAGATCCTGCTCTCGCGTGGGCTGCCCCCGGTTTACGAGCGCAAGCCGGCCGATGCCCCGGTGCCCGAGGGCGTGGCGCCGCACTGGCGCTTTCGCCTCGATCATGATGCGCCGATCGCATGGGCTGACATGGTGCGCGGCAACCAGCATTTCGATCCGAAAACCATGTCCGACCCGGTGGTGCGCCGCGCCGACGGCAGCTGGCTCTATCTTTTGCCGAGTGTGATCGACGATATCGATATGGCGATCACCCATGTTGTGCGAGGCGAGGATCATGTGTCGAACACCGCGACGCAGATCCAGATGTTCGAGGCGCTCGGTGCGGCGCCCCCCGCGTTCGCGCACGAGGCGCTGCTCGTCGGGACCGAGGGTAAATTGTCGAAGCGACTCGGTTCGCTCGGCATGGAAGCCCTGCGCGACGCGGGGATCGAGCCGGTCGCACTCGCGGCGATGCTCGCGCGATTGGGGACGAGTGACCCGGTCGAACCGGTGACTTCGCTGAAGCCGCTGATCGAAAGCATCGATTTTTCGCGCTTCGGCCGCGCGCCGGCGCGTTTCGACGAGGCCGAGCTGGCGCTGCTCAACCAGAAGATCCTGCATCACACCGATCATGATATGGTCGCGGGCCGGCTGCCCGCTGCGATCACCGCCGCGCGCTGGCACGCGATTCGCCCAAATCTGATGACGGTCGCCGAAGCCGCCGAGTGGGTTGCGGTGTTCGACGGCCCCTTTGCGCCGCCGCCTGCCGATGAAGCCGACCGGGCGGTGATTGCCGCCGCCGCCGCCGCTGCGCCCGCGATCGACTGGGATGCCGACCCGTGGCACGCGCTGACCGGCGCAGTGAAGGCGGCGACGGGAATGAAGGGGCGGGCGCTGTTCCTGCCGCTGCGCCGCGCGCTGACCGGGCGTGATCATGGCCCCGAAATGGCCGAACTCTTGCCGTTGATCGACAAGAGCGCTGCGATTGCGCGGCTGTCGGCGTAG